One Bos taurus isolate L1 Dominette 01449 registration number 42190680 breed Hereford chromosome 14, ARS-UCD2.0, whole genome shotgun sequence genomic region harbors:
- the KIFC2 gene encoding kinesin-like protein KIFC2 isoform X2 — translation MYAFYSLLIYIFYSLFRRDGGAAAAADAENPAQSARCKPGSRRRAYQPSAELWTELTGLVGTYCWCIGNAAERYREGPGRRRLVAWRPTQDPARLPILLPGLAGSSEAEDGSGGGAERCPAEVSLEEALVRLAEFLSVQLGAEESFGTPSDLSKPGDVPPLLTVTGQLLALLAWIRSPRGRQALSQGTQPVSGVQHPPPAGSPLQEESPSLSPRGEAQGQQPPQLEEDQRAWQRLEQLILGQLEELKQQLEHQEEELGQLRLGVGATDSEKRVQHLTLENKALKQSLSLTRDLLLHWGPAPHTRAPQEEAEALLELRRRLQEAQDTTEALRVQLGVQEVQLQGLQGALRQLQQETEQNCRRELQQMRGQLAGLHARMASLRQGCGDLRGLVSTFTQSCQGSLSEAQGQVSWALGALSADGAGSQLAEARQGPLPGCSGRLLELKGNIRVLCRLRPGTPSSLVSLEPGPGGTVTTCYRGHQRRFRLDWVFPPHASQEENPQRSPALFHQGPPCPRASPAPGSEAGPSRPGGNPGGWPHPLGRAQPGVSAPDAEPGEEQPGHRCHRHEPAQLSLARPGHADTAHSVPIARSRHRRHATPRRPGGVRARLEGGDGRNVAGRPGRRPASTGGSDHQPLAAGTGRRDGRAAGPPAPRALPRLAAHAPVAAGAGSRRHGGAAPADLHAARGSRRDSVLAQVRRACGPSGAGAGQAPQGPPLRDALLPEHRHTTLRDPLHPDAVARQPSKPRPRQRLQLGPGTTGGPAFLVLPKEPGSHLCGQRQQNPYSLMTSLTSGGRCPPDCQNPPSSPTLKECSAWGNYHTTPPPAPLITICCYRSAQQGIPGPQRQTAAKWSPESLSHQTCVEMFSIPLLLPPHLHHQSQVGSPFSIPFPPKVLPLSQATAEGGQGFRLEPH, via the exons ATGTACGCCTTCTACTCGCTGCTCATCTACATCTTCTACAGTCTCTTCCGCAGGGATGGCGGGGCCGCGGCGGCCGCCGACGCTGAAAACCCCGCCCAG AGCGCCCGCTGTAAGCCCGGGAGTCGCCGCCGCGCCTACCAGCCATCCGCTGAGCTGTGGACCGAGCTGACCGGCCTGGTCGGTACGTACTGTTGGTGCATCGGGAACGCTGCTGAGAGATACAGGGAGGGACCTGGCAGGCGCCGGCTGGTGGCCTGGCGTCCGACACAAGACCCAGCGCGCCTCCCCATCCTGCTTCCTGGCCTCGCAGGCTCTTCGGAGGCCGAGGATGGGTCGGGAGGGGGAGCCGAGCGCTGTCCGGCAGAGGTCTCTCTGGAAGAGGCTCTCGTGCGTCTTGCCGAGTTCCTCTCAGTCCAGCTGGGGGCGGAAGAGAGCTTTGGGACTCCTTCAGACCTGAGCAAG CCCGGTGATGTTCCCCCACTGTTGACAGTGACTGGTCAACTCTTGGCTCTCCTGGCATGGATTCGAAGTCCCAGGGGCAGGCAGGCCCTGTCCCAGGGGACGCAGCCTGTCTCAGGGGTGCAGCACCCTCCTCCTGCTG GATCCCCATTGCAAGAAGAAAGCCCTTCCCTTTCACCAAGGGGCGAGGCCCAGGGACAGCAGCCTCCTCAGCTGGAGGAGGACCAGAGGGCTTGGCAGCGGCTGGAACAGCTCATCCTTGGACAG cTGGAAGAGCTGAAGcagcagctggaacatcaggaggaggagctgggtcAGCTGCGCCTGGGAGTG GGAGCAACAGACTCAGAGAAAAGGGTTCAGCATCTGACTCTGGAGAACAAAGCGCTGAAACAGAGCTTGAGCCTTACTCGGGACCTCCTGCTGCACTGGGGCCCTGCCCCCCACACCAGGGCCCCCCAG GAGGAGGCAGAAGCCCTGCTGGAGCTCCGGAGGCGGCTTCAAGAAGCCCAAGACACCACAGAAGCCCTCCGAGTCCAG CTAGGGGTGCAGGAGGTGCAGCTGCAGGGCCTTCAGGGGGCCCTCCGGCAGCTCCAGCAGGAGACTGAGCAGAACTGCAGGAGGGAGCTGCAGCAGATGCGAGGGCAGCTGGCAG GACTTCATGCTCGCATGGCCAGCTTGCGTCAGGGCTGTGGGGACCTCCGGGGACTCGTCAGCACCTTTACCCAGAGCTGCCAGGGTTCTCTGAGTGAAGCCCAGGGACAG GTTTCCTGGGCTCTAGGGGCACTGTCAGCTGATGGGGCTGGGAGTCAACTCGCAGAGGCGCGGCAGGGGCCTCTGCCTGGATGCTCAGGGCGGCTGCTGGAGCTCAAGG GAAACATCCGTGTGCTGTGTCGGCTGAGGCCAGGGACACCCTCCAGCCTGGTGAGCTTAGAGCCCGGCCCGGGTGGCACTGTTACCACCTGCTATCGAGGGCACCAGCGTCGCTTCCGCCTAGACTGGGTCTTCCCTCCGCACGCCAGCCAAGAGGAG AACCCCCAACGGAGCCCTGCCCTTTTTCACCAGGGACCTCCTTGCCCCAGGGCCTCCCCAGCGCCTGGCAGTGAGGCAGGGCCCAGCAGGCCAGGGGGGAATCCAGGTGGCTGGCCTCACCCACTGGGACGTGCCCAACCTGGAGTCTCTGCACCAG ATGCTGAGCCTGGGGAGGAGCAACCGGGCCACCGCTGCCACCGCCATGAACCAGCGCAGCTCTCGCTCGCACGCCCTGGTCACGCTGACACTGCGCACAGCGTCCCCATCGCGCGGTCCCGGCACCGCAG GCACGCTACACCTCGTCGACCTGGCGGGGTCCGAGCGCGCCTGGAAGGCGGGGACGGCCGGAACGTCGCAGGAAGACCGGGACGGCGCCCAGCGTCTACGGGAGGCTCGGACCATCAACCGCTCGCTGCTGGCACTGGGAGGCGTGATGGCCGCGCTGCGGGCCCGCCGGCCCCACGTGCCCTTCCGCGACTCGCAGCTCACGCGCCTGTTGCAGCCGGCGCTGGGTCCAGGCGCCACGGTGGTGCTGCTCCTGCAG ATCTCCACGCGGCCCGAGGATCTCGGCGAGACAGTGTGCTCGCTCAAGTTCGCCGAGCGTGTGGGCCGAGTGGAGCTGGGGCCGGCCAGGCCCCGCAGGGCCCCCCGCTCCGGGACGCCCTCCTCCCTGAGCACCGACACACCACTCTCCGGGACCCCCTGCACCCCGACGCCGTCGCCCGGCAGCCCTCCAAGCCCCGGCCTAGACAGCGGCTCCAGCTCGGCCCTGGCACCACCGGAGGACCTGCCTTCCTAGTCCTGCCCAAGGAGCCTGGGTCACATCTCTGCGGGCAGAGGCAGCAAAATCCCTATTCCCTCATGACTTCCTTGACCTCTGGGGGCCGCTGCCCCCCAGACTGCCAGAACccaccctcctctcccaccctGAAGGAGTGCTCCGCCTGGGGTAATTATCACActacccccccccccgccccccttaTCACCATCTGCTGTTATCGTAGCGCACAGCAGGGGATCCCAGGGCCGCAGAGGCAGACCGCGGCCAAGTGGTCACCAGAGTCACTATCCCATCAGACTTGCGTTGAAATGTTTTCTATTCCTTTACTGTTACCGCCCCACCTCCATCACCAAAGCCAAGTAGGGTCTCCATTCTCAATCCCCTTCCCCCCCAAGGTGCTTCCTCTTTCCCAGGCAACAGCTGAGGGAGGACAGGGCTTTAGGCTGGAGCCCCATTAG
- the KIFC2 gene encoding kinesin-like protein KIFC2 isoform X11, which yields MYAFYSLLIYIFYSLFRRDGGAAAAADAENPAQSARCKPGSRRRAYQPSAELWTELTGLVGTYCWCIGNAAERYREGPGRRRLVAWRPTQDPARLPILLPGLAGSSEAEDGSGGGAERCPAEVSLEEALVRLAEFLSVQLGAEESFGTPSDLSKPGDVPPLLTVTGQLLALLAWIRSPRGRQALSQGTQPVSGVQHPPPAGSPLQEESPSLSPRGEAQGQQPPQLEEDQRAWQRLEQLILGQLEELKQQLEHQEEELGQLRLGVGATDSEKRVQHLTLENKALKQSLSLTRDLLLHWGPAPHTRAPQEEAEALLELRRRLQEAQDTTEALRVQETEQNCRRELQQMRGQLAGLHARMASLRQGCGDLRGLVSTFTQSCQGSLSEAQGQVSWALGALSADGAGSQLAEARQGPLPGCSGRLLELKGNIRVLCRLRPGTPSSLVSLEPGPGGTVTTCYRGHQRRFRLDWVFPPHASQEEVFRELESAVLSCLGGYSVCIFTYGQTGTGKTYSMEGPPEDPGIAPRALQSLFQEMGTGGQHRVTLSMVEIYNEAVRDLLAPGPPQRLAVRQGPAGQGGIQVAGLTHWDVPNLESLHQMLSLGRSNRATAATAMNQRSSRSHALVTLTLRTASPSRGPGTAGTLHLVDLAGSERAWKAGTAGTSQEDRDGAQRLREARTINRSLLALGGVMAALRARRPHVPFRDSQLTRLLQPALGPGATVVLLLQISTRPEDLGETVCSLKFAERVGRVELGPARPRRAPRSGTPSSLSTDTPLSGTPCTPTPSPGSPPSPGLDSGSSSALAPPEDLPS from the exons ATGTACGCCTTCTACTCGCTGCTCATCTACATCTTCTACAGTCTCTTCCGCAGGGATGGCGGGGCCGCGGCGGCCGCCGACGCTGAAAACCCCGCCCAG AGCGCCCGCTGTAAGCCCGGGAGTCGCCGCCGCGCCTACCAGCCATCCGCTGAGCTGTGGACCGAGCTGACCGGCCTGGTCGGTACGTACTGTTGGTGCATCGGGAACGCTGCTGAGAGATACAGGGAGGGACCTGGCAGGCGCCGGCTGGTGGCCTGGCGTCCGACACAAGACCCAGCGCGCCTCCCCATCCTGCTTCCTGGCCTCGCAGGCTCTTCGGAGGCCGAGGATGGGTCGGGAGGGGGAGCCGAGCGCTGTCCGGCAGAGGTCTCTCTGGAAGAGGCTCTCGTGCGTCTTGCCGAGTTCCTCTCAGTCCAGCTGGGGGCGGAAGAGAGCTTTGGGACTCCTTCAGACCTGAGCAAG CCCGGTGATGTTCCCCCACTGTTGACAGTGACTGGTCAACTCTTGGCTCTCCTGGCATGGATTCGAAGTCCCAGGGGCAGGCAGGCCCTGTCCCAGGGGACGCAGCCTGTCTCAGGGGTGCAGCACCCTCCTCCTGCTG GATCCCCATTGCAAGAAGAAAGCCCTTCCCTTTCACCAAGGGGCGAGGCCCAGGGACAGCAGCCTCCTCAGCTGGAGGAGGACCAGAGGGCTTGGCAGCGGCTGGAACAGCTCATCCTTGGACAG cTGGAAGAGCTGAAGcagcagctggaacatcaggaggaggagctgggtcAGCTGCGCCTGGGAGTG GGAGCAACAGACTCAGAGAAAAGGGTTCAGCATCTGACTCTGGAGAACAAAGCGCTGAAACAGAGCTTGAGCCTTACTCGGGACCTCCTGCTGCACTGGGGCCCTGCCCCCCACACCAGGGCCCCCCAG GAGGAGGCAGAAGCCCTGCTGGAGCTCCGGAGGCGGCTTCAAGAAGCCCAAGACACCACAGAAGCCCTCCGAGTCCAG GAGACTGAGCAGAACTGCAGGAGGGAGCTGCAGCAGATGCGAGGGCAGCTGGCAG GACTTCATGCTCGCATGGCCAGCTTGCGTCAGGGCTGTGGGGACCTCCGGGGACTCGTCAGCACCTTTACCCAGAGCTGCCAGGGTTCTCTGAGTGAAGCCCAGGGACAG GTTTCCTGGGCTCTAGGGGCACTGTCAGCTGATGGGGCTGGGAGTCAACTCGCAGAGGCGCGGCAGGGGCCTCTGCCTGGATGCTCAGGGCGGCTGCTGGAGCTCAAGG GAAACATCCGTGTGCTGTGTCGGCTGAGGCCAGGGACACCCTCCAGCCTGGTGAGCTTAGAGCCCGGCCCGGGTGGCACTGTTACCACCTGCTATCGAGGGCACCAGCGTCGCTTCCGCCTAGACTGGGTCTTCCCTCCGCACGCCAGCCAAGAGGAG GTCTTCAGGGAGCTGGAGTCTGCTGTGCTGTCCTGCCTCGGGGGCTACAGTGTCTGCATTTTCACCTACGGTCAGACAGGGACGGGGAAGACCTACAGCATGGAG GGGCCGCCTGAGGACCCCGGCATCGCTCCTAGGGCACTGCAGTCACTGTTCCAGGAGATGGGCACAGGCGGGCAGCACCGTGTAACCCTCAGCATGGTGGAGATCTACAACGAGGCTGTCAG GGACCTCCTTGCCCCAGGGCCTCCCCAGCGCCTGGCAGTGAGGCAGGGCCCAGCAGGCCAGGGGGGAATCCAGGTGGCTGGCCTCACCCACTGGGACGTGCCCAACCTGGAGTCTCTGCACCAG ATGCTGAGCCTGGGGAGGAGCAACCGGGCCACCGCTGCCACCGCCATGAACCAGCGCAGCTCTCGCTCGCACGCCCTGGTCACGCTGACACTGCGCACAGCGTCCCCATCGCGCGGTCCCGGCACCGCAG GCACGCTACACCTCGTCGACCTGGCGGGGTCCGAGCGCGCCTGGAAGGCGGGGACGGCCGGAACGTCGCAGGAAGACCGGGACGGCGCCCAGCGTCTACGGGAGGCTCGGACCATCAACCGCTCGCTGCTGGCACTGGGAGGCGTGATGGCCGCGCTGCGGGCCCGCCGGCCCCACGTGCCCTTCCGCGACTCGCAGCTCACGCGCCTGTTGCAGCCGGCGCTGGGTCCAGGCGCCACGGTGGTGCTGCTCCTGCAG ATCTCCACGCGGCCCGAGGATCTCGGCGAGACAGTGTGCTCGCTCAAGTTCGCCGAGCGTGTGGGCCGAGTGGAGCTGGGGCCGGCCAGGCCCCGCAGGGCCCCCCGCTCCGGGACGCCCTCCTCCCTGAGCACCGACACACCACTCTCCGGGACCCCCTGCACCCCGACGCCGTCGCCCGGCAGCCCTCCAAGCCCCGGCCTAGACAGCGGCTCCAGCTCGGCCCTGGCACCACCGGAGGACCTGCCTTCCTAG
- the KIFC2 gene encoding kinesin-like protein KIFC2 isoform X10 — protein MYAFYSLLIYIFYSLFRRDGGAAAAADAENPAQSARCKPGSRRRAYQPSAELWTELTGLVGTYCWCIGNAAERYREGPGRRRLVAWRPTQDPARLPILLPGLAGSSEAEDGSGGGAERCPAEVSLEEALVRLAEFLSVQLGAEESFGTPSDLSKPGDVPPLLTVTGQLLALLAWIRSPRGRQALSQGTQPVSGVQHPPPAGSPLQEESPSLSPRGEAQGQQPPQLEEDQRAWQRLEQLILGQLEELKQQLEHQEEELGQLRLGVGATDSEKRVQHLTLENKALKQSLSLTRDLLLHWGPAPHTRAPQEEAEALLELRRRLQEAQDTTEALRVQLGVQEVQLQGLQGALRQLQQETEQNCRRELQQMRGQLAGLHARMASLRQGCGDLRGLVSTFTQSCQGSLSEAQGQVSWALGALSADGAGSQLAEARQGPLPGCSGRLLELKGNIRVLCRLRPGTPSSLVSLEPGPGGTVTTCYRGHQRRFRLDWVFPPHASQEEVFRELESAVLSCLGGYSVCIFTYGQTGTGKTYSMEGPPEDPGIAPRALQSLFQEMGTGGQHRVTLSMVEIYNEAVRDLLAPGPPQRLAVRQGPAGQGGIQVAGLTHWDVPNLESLHQMLSLGRSNRATAATAMNQRSSRSHALVTLTLRTASPSRGPGTAGTLHLVDLAGSERAWKAGTAGTSQEDRDGAQRLREARTINRSLLALGGVMAALRARRPHVPFRDSQLTRLLQPALGPGATVVLLLQISTRPEDLGETVCSLKFAERVGRVELGPARPRRAPRSGTPSSLSTDTPLSGTPCTPTPSPGSPPSPGLDSGSSSALAPPEDLPS, from the exons ATGTACGCCTTCTACTCGCTGCTCATCTACATCTTCTACAGTCTCTTCCGCAGGGATGGCGGGGCCGCGGCGGCCGCCGACGCTGAAAACCCCGCCCAG AGCGCCCGCTGTAAGCCCGGGAGTCGCCGCCGCGCCTACCAGCCATCCGCTGAGCTGTGGACCGAGCTGACCGGCCTGGTCGGTACGTACTGTTGGTGCATCGGGAACGCTGCTGAGAGATACAGGGAGGGACCTGGCAGGCGCCGGCTGGTGGCCTGGCGTCCGACACAAGACCCAGCGCGCCTCCCCATCCTGCTTCCTGGCCTCGCAGGCTCTTCGGAGGCCGAGGATGGGTCGGGAGGGGGAGCCGAGCGCTGTCCGGCAGAGGTCTCTCTGGAAGAGGCTCTCGTGCGTCTTGCCGAGTTCCTCTCAGTCCAGCTGGGGGCGGAAGAGAGCTTTGGGACTCCTTCAGACCTGAGCAAG CCCGGTGATGTTCCCCCACTGTTGACAGTGACTGGTCAACTCTTGGCTCTCCTGGCATGGATTCGAAGTCCCAGGGGCAGGCAGGCCCTGTCCCAGGGGACGCAGCCTGTCTCAGGGGTGCAGCACCCTCCTCCTGCTG GATCCCCATTGCAAGAAGAAAGCCCTTCCCTTTCACCAAGGGGCGAGGCCCAGGGACAGCAGCCTCCTCAGCTGGAGGAGGACCAGAGGGCTTGGCAGCGGCTGGAACAGCTCATCCTTGGACAG cTGGAAGAGCTGAAGcagcagctggaacatcaggaggaggagctgggtcAGCTGCGCCTGGGAGTG GGAGCAACAGACTCAGAGAAAAGGGTTCAGCATCTGACTCTGGAGAACAAAGCGCTGAAACAGAGCTTGAGCCTTACTCGGGACCTCCTGCTGCACTGGGGCCCTGCCCCCCACACCAGGGCCCCCCAG GAGGAGGCAGAAGCCCTGCTGGAGCTCCGGAGGCGGCTTCAAGAAGCCCAAGACACCACAGAAGCCCTCCGAGTCCAG CTAGGGGTGCAGGAGGTGCAGCTGCAGGGCCTTCAGGGGGCCCTCCGGCAGCTCCAGCAGGAGACTGAGCAGAACTGCAGGAGGGAGCTGCAGCAGATGCGAGGGCAGCTGGCAG GACTTCATGCTCGCATGGCCAGCTTGCGTCAGGGCTGTGGGGACCTCCGGGGACTCGTCAGCACCTTTACCCAGAGCTGCCAGGGTTCTCTGAGTGAAGCCCAGGGACAG GTTTCCTGGGCTCTAGGGGCACTGTCAGCTGATGGGGCTGGGAGTCAACTCGCAGAGGCGCGGCAGGGGCCTCTGCCTGGATGCTCAGGGCGGCTGCTGGAGCTCAAGG GAAACATCCGTGTGCTGTGTCGGCTGAGGCCAGGGACACCCTCCAGCCTGGTGAGCTTAGAGCCCGGCCCGGGTGGCACTGTTACCACCTGCTATCGAGGGCACCAGCGTCGCTTCCGCCTAGACTGGGTCTTCCCTCCGCACGCCAGCCAAGAGGAG GTCTTCAGGGAGCTGGAGTCTGCTGTGCTGTCCTGCCTCGGGGGCTACAGTGTCTGCATTTTCACCTACGGTCAGACAGGGACGGGGAAGACCTACAGCATGGAG GGGCCGCCTGAGGACCCCGGCATCGCTCCTAGGGCACTGCAGTCACTGTTCCAGGAGATGGGCACAGGCGGGCAGCACCGTGTAACCCTCAGCATGGTGGAGATCTACAACGAGGCTGTCAG GGACCTCCTTGCCCCAGGGCCTCCCCAGCGCCTGGCAGTGAGGCAGGGCCCAGCAGGCCAGGGGGGAATCCAGGTGGCTGGCCTCACCCACTGGGACGTGCCCAACCTGGAGTCTCTGCACCAG ATGCTGAGCCTGGGGAGGAGCAACCGGGCCACCGCTGCCACCGCCATGAACCAGCGCAGCTCTCGCTCGCACGCCCTGGTCACGCTGACACTGCGCACAGCGTCCCCATCGCGCGGTCCCGGCACCGCAG GCACGCTACACCTCGTCGACCTGGCGGGGTCCGAGCGCGCCTGGAAGGCGGGGACGGCCGGAACGTCGCAGGAAGACCGGGACGGCGCCCAGCGTCTACGGGAGGCTCGGACCATCAACCGCTCGCTGCTGGCACTGGGAGGCGTGATGGCCGCGCTGCGGGCCCGCCGGCCCCACGTGCCCTTCCGCGACTCGCAGCTCACGCGCCTGTTGCAGCCGGCGCTGGGTCCAGGCGCCACGGTGGTGCTGCTCCTGCAG ATCTCCACGCGGCCCGAGGATCTCGGCGAGACAGTGTGCTCGCTCAAGTTCGCCGAGCGTGTGGGCCGAGTGGAGCTGGGGCCGGCCAGGCCCCGCAGGGCCCCCCGCTCCGGGACGCCCTCCTCCCTGAGCACCGACACACCACTCTCCGGGACCCCCTGCACCCCGACGCCGTCGCCCGGCAGCCCTCCAAGCCCCGGCCTAGACAGCGGCTCCAGCTCGGCCCTGGCACCACCGGAGGACCTGCCTTCCTAG
- the KIFC2 gene encoding kinesin-like protein KIFC2, giving the protein MYAFYSLLIYIFYSLFRRDGGAAAAADAENPAQSARCKPGSRRRAYQPSAELWTELTGLVGSSEAEDGSGGGAERCPAEVSLEEALVRLAEFLSVQLGAEESFGTPSDLSKPGDVPPLLTVTGQLLALLAWIRSPRGRQALSQGTQPVSGVQHPPPAGSPLQEESPSLSPRGEAQGQQPPQLEEDQRAWQRLEQLILGQLEELKQQLEHQEEELGQLRLGVGATDSEKRVQHLTLENKALKQSLSLTRDLLLHWGPAPHTRAPQEEAEALLELRRRLQEAQDTTEALRVQLGVQEVQLQGLQGALRQLQQETEQNCRRELQQMRGQLAGLHARMASLRQGCGDLRGLVSTFTQSCQGSLSEAQGQVSWALGALSADGAGSQLAEARQGPLPGCSGRLLELKGNIRVLCRLRPGTPSSLVSLEPGPGGTVTTCYRGHQRRFRLDWVFPPHASQEEVFRELESAVLSCLGGYSVCIFTYGQTGTGKTYSMEGPPEDPGIAPRALQSLFQEMGTGGQHRVTLSMVEIYNEAVRDLLAPGPPQRLAVRQGPAGQGGIQVAGLTHWDVPNLESLHQMLSLGRSNRATAATAMNQRSSRSHALVTLTLRTASPSRGPGTAGTLHLVDLAGSERAWKAGTAGTSQEDRDGAQRLREARTINRSLLALGGVMAALRARRPHVPFRDSQLTRLLQPALGPGATVVLLLQISTRPEDLGETVCSLKFAERVGRVELGPARPRRAPRSGTPSSLSTDTPLSGTPCTPTPSPGSPPSPGLDSGSSSALAPPEDLPS; this is encoded by the exons ATGTACGCCTTCTACTCGCTGCTCATCTACATCTTCTACAGTCTCTTCCGCAGGGATGGCGGGGCCGCGGCGGCCGCCGACGCTGAAAACCCCGCCCAG AGCGCCCGCTGTAAGCCCGGGAGTCGCCGCCGCGCCTACCAGCCATCCGCTGAGCTGTGGACCGAGCTGACCGGCCTGGTCG GCTCTTCGGAGGCCGAGGATGGGTCGGGAGGGGGAGCCGAGCGCTGTCCGGCAGAGGTCTCTCTGGAAGAGGCTCTCGTGCGTCTTGCCGAGTTCCTCTCAGTCCAGCTGGGGGCGGAAGAGAGCTTTGGGACTCCTTCAGACCTGAGCAAG CCCGGTGATGTTCCCCCACTGTTGACAGTGACTGGTCAACTCTTGGCTCTCCTGGCATGGATTCGAAGTCCCAGGGGCAGGCAGGCCCTGTCCCAGGGGACGCAGCCTGTCTCAGGGGTGCAGCACCCTCCTCCTGCTG GATCCCCATTGCAAGAAGAAAGCCCTTCCCTTTCACCAAGGGGCGAGGCCCAGGGACAGCAGCCTCCTCAGCTGGAGGAGGACCAGAGGGCTTGGCAGCGGCTGGAACAGCTCATCCTTGGACAG cTGGAAGAGCTGAAGcagcagctggaacatcaggaggaggagctgggtcAGCTGCGCCTGGGAGTG GGAGCAACAGACTCAGAGAAAAGGGTTCAGCATCTGACTCTGGAGAACAAAGCGCTGAAACAGAGCTTGAGCCTTACTCGGGACCTCCTGCTGCACTGGGGCCCTGCCCCCCACACCAGGGCCCCCCAG GAGGAGGCAGAAGCCCTGCTGGAGCTCCGGAGGCGGCTTCAAGAAGCCCAAGACACCACAGAAGCCCTCCGAGTCCAG CTAGGGGTGCAGGAGGTGCAGCTGCAGGGCCTTCAGGGGGCCCTCCGGCAGCTCCAGCAGGAGACTGAGCAGAACTGCAGGAGGGAGCTGCAGCAGATGCGAGGGCAGCTGGCAG GACTTCATGCTCGCATGGCCAGCTTGCGTCAGGGCTGTGGGGACCTCCGGGGACTCGTCAGCACCTTTACCCAGAGCTGCCAGGGTTCTCTGAGTGAAGCCCAGGGACAG GTTTCCTGGGCTCTAGGGGCACTGTCAGCTGATGGGGCTGGGAGTCAACTCGCAGAGGCGCGGCAGGGGCCTCTGCCTGGATGCTCAGGGCGGCTGCTGGAGCTCAAGG GAAACATCCGTGTGCTGTGTCGGCTGAGGCCAGGGACACCCTCCAGCCTGGTGAGCTTAGAGCCCGGCCCGGGTGGCACTGTTACCACCTGCTATCGAGGGCACCAGCGTCGCTTCCGCCTAGACTGGGTCTTCCCTCCGCACGCCAGCCAAGAGGAG GTCTTCAGGGAGCTGGAGTCTGCTGTGCTGTCCTGCCTCGGGGGCTACAGTGTCTGCATTTTCACCTACGGTCAGACAGGGACGGGGAAGACCTACAGCATGGAG GGGCCGCCTGAGGACCCCGGCATCGCTCCTAGGGCACTGCAGTCACTGTTCCAGGAGATGGGCACAGGCGGGCAGCACCGTGTAACCCTCAGCATGGTGGAGATCTACAACGAGGCTGTCAG GGACCTCCTTGCCCCAGGGCCTCCCCAGCGCCTGGCAGTGAGGCAGGGCCCAGCAGGCCAGGGGGGAATCCAGGTGGCTGGCCTCACCCACTGGGACGTGCCCAACCTGGAGTCTCTGCACCAG ATGCTGAGCCTGGGGAGGAGCAACCGGGCCACCGCTGCCACCGCCATGAACCAGCGCAGCTCTCGCTCGCACGCCCTGGTCACGCTGACACTGCGCACAGCGTCCCCATCGCGCGGTCCCGGCACCGCAG GCACGCTACACCTCGTCGACCTGGCGGGGTCCGAGCGCGCCTGGAAGGCGGGGACGGCCGGAACGTCGCAGGAAGACCGGGACGGCGCCCAGCGTCTACGGGAGGCTCGGACCATCAACCGCTCGCTGCTGGCACTGGGAGGCGTGATGGCCGCGCTGCGGGCCCGCCGGCCCCACGTGCCCTTCCGCGACTCGCAGCTCACGCGCCTGTTGCAGCCGGCGCTGGGTCCAGGCGCCACGGTGGTGCTGCTCCTGCAG ATCTCCACGCGGCCCGAGGATCTCGGCGAGACAGTGTGCTCGCTCAAGTTCGCCGAGCGTGTGGGCCGAGTGGAGCTGGGGCCGGCCAGGCCCCGCAGGGCCCCCCGCTCCGGGACGCCCTCCTCCCTGAGCACCGACACACCACTCTCCGGGACCCCCTGCACCCCGACGCCGTCGCCCGGCAGCCCTCCAAGCCCCGGCCTAGACAGCGGCTCCAGCTCGGCCCTGGCACCACCGGAGGACCTGCCTTCCTAG